GCTCGATGGTCGAGCCGGAGATCATGCGCCGCAAGAAGAGCGGCGAGATCTTCCCCGTATTCGCTACCTATTCGGCCATTTATAATTCCGAAGGGGAGTACATCGGCTTCTCGGTGATCGAACGTGACGTCACCACCGTGCGCGCGCTCGAAACCGAAAAGATCAAATCTGCTCGTTTGCGGGCTATCACCCAGACGGCCGTGACGGCCAACGACCAGATTAATACCCCGCTTGGCGTCATTCTCGGCTACGCGCAGTTCCTGCAGCGCAAGCTCGGGCCTCTGAGCCCTGAAGACACGGCGGCGCTCGAAACGATTCAGCAGCAGGTCCTCAAGATCAAGGGGATCATGAACAAGCTCAAACTGATGAGCGATCCCATTGTCAAGAACTACTCCATCGAAGGAGTGACCATGCTCGACCTGAATCAGTCCCGCTAATCCCGATTCGCAATCAGTACAACACAAATAGGGTGCTCTATGGAAACGTTGAAAAAAAAGGTGCTGGTGGTGGATGATGACGAGGTCATCCGCGATCTACTCATTAACTTCCTGAAGTTCTCCGGTTACGAGGGAACGGGTGCACCCAACGGTCAAGCCGCGCTGGATATCGTGCTGGTCGATCCGCCGGATATGATCATCACCGACATCCACATGCCGTTCATGAACGGCTTCCAGTTGCTGCGCGCCGTCAAACGGGTCAATCCTGACTTGCCCGTGGTGTTTATCACCGGCTTTGCCCACTTCCGCCGCTTCTTTGCCGACAAGACGGCCCGGGCGGACGGATTCCTCGAGAAACCCTTCTCGCTGGAAGCTATCGACAGCCTGGTGAAGAAGTTTCTGTAAACCGGACGCATTCACTGGCCGAATCGTCAGGGCACCCGGTCCGCGTCATTCTGTCGCCGGTGGGTGCCTTTTGCCGCTTGTTGAAGGGGCGGTTTGGAGCTACACCTCGAGCCCTATTGACTATCTGGCTCATAATGAATATATTTGACCCATATGGAAAGCCGTGAACTGCTTATTATTGATGATGACGAGTCGATCCACAAGGTGCTTGTGGACTATCTCTGCTCGCGGGGGTTCAGTGTCTACTCGGCCTTTAATGGGCGGGAAGGACTGGACCTGCTCCGCCGTCATCCCAGCATCCATCTGGTCATTACCGACGTCCGGATTCCCGGTGCGGACGGGCTTGAAGTCCTGACACAGATCAAACAGCGCTACCCGCAGATGCAGGTGGTGCTGATGACCGCGTTCAGTGACAAGAACCTCGCCATCCGGGCCTTCCGCCAAGGCGCCGACGACTTCCTCGAAAAGCCGTTTCATCTTGATGATCTGGGCGAGGTTCTCGAACGCAGCGTGAGTCGGCAGCATCTCCGCTCGCTTTCGCGCCGCTGGCGGCAACTGCTCGAACACCTGCCCCTCGGTCTGGTGATCTGTTCGCCCGACGGCATGGTGGAGGGGGTAACCCCTGCCGCCCAGCTTCTTCTGAACAGCTCGCTGGAGGATATCGTCGGCCGGCCGCTGTGGGAGGTTCCCGGGCTGGAAGCCGCGAAGACCTTTCAGCCGCAAGACACCCCCGGCACGCAGTCTGAGGTGATTGAGGTCAGTATCTGCGGACGCTGGATCGTCGTGCAGCCTGTCGAAACCGGCCTCGGCTCCGATATCGTCTCGACGTTCTTCGTGGTCTCGGATATCACGGAAGAGAAGGCGCTGCAAAGCGAACTCTCCAATTTGTCCAAGGAGTTCGAGGCCCGCGTCGAAGAGCGAACGCAGAACCTGATTACGGAACTGGAGTTTTCCCAGCAACTGCTCGACACCGCCGGTGTGCTGATTGCCGTGCTTGACGGCGAGGGCAAGCTGGTGCGGCTCAACAAGTTTGCCGAGGAGATTTCGCGCTTCAACCGCCGCGAAGCCGAGCATGTCTTTTCGCATTTTGTCCAGCATCCCGAGTCGCCGCTCTCCCGTATCTTTGATCCGCGTTCCACTGAGGAGCTGGCCGGACTGATTGCCGATCTGCCCACGCGCGACGGCTCCATGCGCATCATCTCCTGGAGCACACGCAACTTCGTCTCGCGCCAGGGCATGAAGGGCCGGCTGATTGTCGGGATCGACGTCACCGAGCAGAAACAGCTCGAGTCCATGCTCAAGAGCTACAATGTGCAGCTCGAGAACATGGTCGAATCGCGCTCGCTCGAACTTCGCAAAAAGGACGCGCAGCTCATCCACACCGCGCGTTTGGCGTCCCTTGGCGAAATCGCCGCCGGCATCACGCACGAAATGAAGCAGCCGCTGAATGTGATCTCCATTACCGCCGATCTCATCAAGCTGCTGCACAAGAACCGCACGCTGACCGACGATCTGCTGCTCTCCAATCTCGAGAAGATCCGCCGCACGGTCGACCGCATGGCGACCACTATGAATCACCTGCGCGGCTTCACGCATATCGATTCGGCCAACTTCAAGCCGTTCCGTATTCAGGAAGCGGTGGATGGGGCACTGTCCATCATTGGCCA
The sequence above is a segment of the bacterium genome. Coding sequences within it:
- a CDS encoding response regulator, encoding MESRELLIIDDDESIHKVLVDYLCSRGFSVYSAFNGREGLDLLRRHPSIHLVITDVRIPGADGLEVLTQIKQRYPQMQVVLMTAFSDKNLAIRAFRQGADDFLEKPFHLDDLGEVLERSVSRQHLRSLSRRWRQLLEHLPLGLVICSPDGMVEGVTPAAQLLLNSSLEDIVGRPLWEVPGLEAAKTFQPQDTPGTQSEVIEVSICGRWIVVQPVETGLGSDIVSTFFVVSDITEEKALQSELSNLSKEFEARVEERTQNLITELEFSQQLLDTAGVLIAVLDGEGKLVRLNKFAEEISRFNRREAEHVFSHFVQHPESPLSRIFDPRSTEELAGLIADLPTRDGSMRIISWSTRNFVSRQGMKGRLIVGIDVTEQKQLESMLKSYNVQLENMVESRSLELRKKDAQLIHTARLASLGEIAAGITHEMKQPLNVISITADLIKLLHKNRTLTDDLLLSNLEKIRRTVDRMATTMNHLRGFTHIDSANFKPFRIQEAVDGALSIIGQQIRLDDIDISLEMPDQLPKIQGELHQIEQVLVNLMQNARDAIVGKMQAMEATGTMDGAPKRLAVRGGARNNGREVYVEVEDTGSGVDAAIRERIFEPFFTTKEADRGTGLGLSISMNIVQSHGGAVELESTPGQGSTFRVIFPAAPSE
- a CDS encoding response regulator, with the translated sequence METLKKKVLVVDDDEVIRDLLINFLKFSGYEGTGAPNGQAALDIVLVDPPDMIITDIHMPFMNGFQLLRAVKRVNPDLPVVFITGFAHFRRFFADKTARADGFLEKPFSLEAIDSLVKKFL